One part of the Rutidosis leptorrhynchoides isolate AG116_Rl617_1_P2 chromosome 1, CSIRO_AGI_Rlap_v1, whole genome shotgun sequence genome encodes these proteins:
- the LOC139885827 gene encoding uncharacterized protein isoform X1: MSNNNIGDLHKVWEIRTLKKKVGADEARKYLEKVSKQVQPIMRKHKWRVKVLSEMCPKNPRLLGLNVGHGVHVKLRLRRPNTDWDFYPFDEVLDTMLHELCHNAIGPHNVAFYKLWDDLRKECEELMSKGISGSGDGFDLPGRRLGGFRRQPPLSSLRQTTLAAAENRARQNTLLPTGPNRLGGDKSIMSALTPGQAAAMAAERRLQDDLWCGLEELVEEHEKENEPSVQEDQTDKNSVSSSGLGAKRNRQPDNGQSESNFVDLTDVPSSSKSSVTDNISPNKRGRRKECCIDLTSDDFYNCSGSTSNQKTGCDTELSGWECLTCTLLNPPLAPICELCGTHKPKDVEEKYKTWACKFCTLENTVKLEKCGACGQWRYSYGQPIATTSSNVGT, translated from the exons atgagtaataataatataggCGATCTCCATAAGGTGTGGGAAATCAGAACTTTAAAGAAGAAAGTTGGTGCAGATGAAGCTCGTAAATATCTTGAAAAAGTCTCCAAACAAGTTCAACCGATCATGCGCAAACATAAATGGAGAGTCAAAGTTCTATCAGAAATGTG TCCAAAGAACCCGCGTCTTTTGGGTCTAAATGTTGGGCATGGTGTTCATGTGAAGCTAAGGCTTCGAAGACCAAATACAGATTGGGATTTTTACCCTTTTGATGAAGTTCTCGATACAATGTTACATGAACTTTGTCATAACGCCATCGGTCCACATAATGTTGCTTTTTACAAACTCTGGGATGATCTCAGGAAG GAATGTGAGGAGCTGATGAGTAAAGGAATATCTGGGTCTGGTGATGGGTTTGATCTTCCTGGTAGACGATTAGGCGGTTTCAGGCGTCAACCGCCACTTTCATCTCTACGCCAGACTACACTTGCCGCCGCTGAAAACAGAGCACGCCAAAACACTCTTTTACCAACTGGTCCTAATCGTCTTGGTGGTGATAAATCTATAATGTCTGCTTTAACTCCTGGACAAGCAGCTGCAATGGCTGCAGAAAGGAGATTACAAGACGATCTATGGTGTGGCCTAGAAGAACTAGTTGAAGAACATGAAAAAGAAAATGAACCTAGTGTTCAAGAAGATCAAACTGATAAAAACTCAGTTTCTTCTAGTGGTTTAGGTGCTAAAAGAAATCGTCAACCAGATAATGGTCAATCAGAATCCAATTTTGTTGACTTGACTGATGTTCCCTCTTCATCCAAGTCATCAGTTACTGACAACATATCACCTAATAAAAGGGGTCGCCGAAAAGAATGCTGTATTGATTTAACTAGTGACGATTTCTATAATTGTAGTGGATCAACGAGTAATCAAAAAACAGGATGTGACACCGAGTTGTCAGGGTGGGAGTGCTTGACTTGCACATTGCTGAATCCG CCTTTAGCTCCTATCTGTGAGCTATGTGGAACCCACAAGCCGAAAGATGTTGAGGAAAAGTATAAGACATGGGCATGCAAATTTTGTACATTGGAAAATACAGTGAAGCTGGAAAAATGTGGAGCTTGTGGGCAGTGGAGATATTCTTATGGTCAACCGATCGCAACCACTTCGTCAAATGTGGGTACTTGA
- the LOC139885827 gene encoding uncharacterized protein isoform X2, with translation MKLVNILKKSPNKFNRSCANINGESKFYQKCGFCSPKNPRLLGLNVGHGVHVKLRLRRPNTDWDFYPFDEVLDTMLHELCHNAIGPHNVAFYKLWDDLRKECEELMSKGISGSGDGFDLPGRRLGGFRRQPPLSSLRQTTLAAAENRARQNTLLPTGPNRLGGDKSIMSALTPGQAAAMAAERRLQDDLWCGLEELVEEHEKENEPSVQEDQTDKNSVSSSGLGAKRNRQPDNGQSESNFVDLTDVPSSSKSSVTDNISPNKRGRRKECCIDLTSDDFYNCSGSTSNQKTGCDTELSGWECLTCTLLNPPLAPICELCGTHKPKDVEEKYKTWACKFCTLENTVKLEKCGACGQWRYSYGQPIATTSSNVGT, from the exons ATGAAGCTCGTAAATATCTTGAAAAAGTCTCCAAACAAGTTCAACCGATCATGCGCAAACATAAATGGAGAGTCAAAGTTCTATCAGAAATGTG GTTTTTGCAGTCCAAAGAACCCGCGTCTTTTGGGTCTAAATGTTGGGCATGGTGTTCATGTGAAGCTAAGGCTTCGAAGACCAAATACAGATTGGGATTTTTACCCTTTTGATGAAGTTCTCGATACAATGTTACATGAACTTTGTCATAACGCCATCGGTCCACATAATGTTGCTTTTTACAAACTCTGGGATGATCTCAGGAAG GAATGTGAGGAGCTGATGAGTAAAGGAATATCTGGGTCTGGTGATGGGTTTGATCTTCCTGGTAGACGATTAGGCGGTTTCAGGCGTCAACCGCCACTTTCATCTCTACGCCAGACTACACTTGCCGCCGCTGAAAACAGAGCACGCCAAAACACTCTTTTACCAACTGGTCCTAATCGTCTTGGTGGTGATAAATCTATAATGTCTGCTTTAACTCCTGGACAAGCAGCTGCAATGGCTGCAGAAAGGAGATTACAAGACGATCTATGGTGTGGCCTAGAAGAACTAGTTGAAGAACATGAAAAAGAAAATGAACCTAGTGTTCAAGAAGATCAAACTGATAAAAACTCAGTTTCTTCTAGTGGTTTAGGTGCTAAAAGAAATCGTCAACCAGATAATGGTCAATCAGAATCCAATTTTGTTGACTTGACTGATGTTCCCTCTTCATCCAAGTCATCAGTTACTGACAACATATCACCTAATAAAAGGGGTCGCCGAAAAGAATGCTGTATTGATTTAACTAGTGACGATTTCTATAATTGTAGTGGATCAACGAGTAATCAAAAAACAGGATGTGACACCGAGTTGTCAGGGTGGGAGTGCTTGACTTGCACATTGCTGAATCCG CCTTTAGCTCCTATCTGTGAGCTATGTGGAACCCACAAGCCGAAAGATGTTGAGGAAAAGTATAAGACATGGGCATGCAAATTTTGTACATTGGAAAATACAGTGAAGCTGGAAAAATGTGGAGCTTGTGGGCAGTGGAGATATTCTTATGGTCAACCGATCGCAACCACTTCGTCAAATGTGGGTACTTGA
- the LOC139850109 gene encoding pectinesterase QRT1: protein MDFSGFSILVAFFLLFCGDNQVKSLRKFITWDDIKIQQQDQNHKKITERFSFDNGNGNGNGNRSRLIVVDQNGNGDTLTVQAAVDMVSVNNSVRVKIFILPGIYREKVIIPASKPYISFIGDPDHASETVISWNDKASDKYKDGTELGTYRTASVAVESDYFCASWITIENTVVAVPGGYKMQAVALRIAGDKAVLYRVKILGTQDTLLDENGSHYLYQCYIQGSVDFIFGNSKSLYKECTLHSVADKYGAIAAHHRNSADEDTGFSFVNCSVTGSGGAVYLGRAWGNYSRAVYSYCDIDGIIDPLGWSDWNQPSRQRTSMFGEYDCRGKGADRKNRVLWSKSLDFVEAVPFLDTHFIHGEDWLRL from the exons ATGGATTTCAGTGGATTTAGCATTTTGGTTGCTTTCTTTTTGTTATTTTGTGGTGATAATCAAGTCAAGAGTTTGAGAAAGTTTATTACTTGGGATGATATTAAGATACAACAACAAGATCAAAATCACAAAAAGATAACTGAAAGGTTCAGTTTTGATAATGGGAATGGGAATGGGAATGGGAATCGAAGTAGACTTATTGTGGTTGATCAAAATGGGAATGGTGATACACTTACTGTACAAGCTGCTGTTGATATGGTCTCTGTTAACAATTCCGTTCGAGTCAAGATTTTCATTCTTCCTGGTATTTACAG AGAAAAAGTGATTATTCCGGCTTCGAAACCGTATATATCCTTTATTGGAGATCCAGATCATGCTTCAGAAACGGTTATAAGCTGGAACGATAAAGCTTCCGATAAATACAAAGATGGTACTGAACTTGGAACGTACAGAACGGCATCTGTAGCCGTAGAGTCCGATTACTTTTGTGCTTCTTGGATCACCATTGAG AATACGGTGGTAGCGGTGCCCGGAGGGTATAAAATGCAAGCAGTTGCATTGAGAATTGCAGGTGATAAAGCGGTGCTGTATCGAGTAAAAATATTGGGGACACAAGACACTCTTCTTGACGAAAATGGATCTCATTATCTGTATCAGTGTTACATTCAAGGATCAGTTGATTTCATTTTTGGAAACTCGAAATCGCTCTACAAG GAATGTACTCTGCATTCGGTAGCTGATAAATATGGAGCAATTGCAGCTCATCATAGGAactcagctgatgaagatactggtTTTTCATTTGTAAACTGTTCGGTAACAGGAAGTGGTGGGGCCGTTTATTTAGGAAGAGCGTGGGGGAATTATTCGCGGGCTGTGTATTCGTATTGTGATATCGATGGTATTATAGACCCTTTGGGCTGGAGCGATTGGAATCAGCCATCGAGGCAGAG GACATCAATGTTTGGAGAATATGATTGTAGAGGAAAAGGTGCAGATAGAAAGAATCGAGTATTGTGGTCCAAATCGCTCGATTTTGTCGAAGCAGTACCTTTTCTTGATACACATTTTATTCATGGGGAGGACTGGTTGAGACTATAA